One segment of Pirellulales bacterium DNA contains the following:
- a CDS encoding arylsulfatase translates to MNRILLASSAGLLACCVFAPPLTTAPAQAAEAAAGTPDVLPRPDFRFPGKVGRTYLESDPPQFPQPIEAPAGAPNVLLILLDDTGFGQYSTFGGGVPSPTLDRLATEGLRYNCFHTTALCSPTRAALITGRNHHSTATGVITEAATGYDGYTCVLPRSCGTIGEVLRQNGYATAWFGKNHNTPAWETSVIGPFDRWPNGLGFDYFYGFNGGDMNQWDPVLFENRNLVPRDPNPNYHLTEDLADKAIAWVRRAKSISPDRPYFLYVAPGANHAPHHAPQDWIDRFKGQFDGGWDAYREATFQRQLKLGVIPPGTKLTARSEGLPAWDSLSADQRRVYARMMEVFAGFAAHVDHHMGRIVDAVKQMPDADNTIIVYIVGDNGASAEGGIEGSLNENLFFNGYPESWKDNFKHIDELGGPKWFNHFPCAWAHAMNTPFQWTKQVASHFGGTRNPLIVSWPAKIKERGGVCSQFLHVIDLVPTLYEAIGITAPKELNGIEQKPIEGTSFAATFTNLKAPETRPTQYFELLVNRGIYHEGWMASSRSFVPWSPVRGKFDPLTAPWELYHVTEDFSQANNVAAKYPERVKELEALFWKEAERYQVLPLDWRAVERLNGELQHRPSLAGHRKQYTYYPGQVALPSGAAPPVLNNSFSLTADLDLPAGGAEGMIYTQGGLTGGFGLYLHQGKAHFVYNLLALDRFTISSSALPAGKVRIEVDFAYDGKPGELGKSATVTLRANDKVVGTGKLPRTIPLVMSLGEGVDVGLDTGSAVSFDYELPFAFQGTIERVTVELK, encoded by the coding sequence TTGAACCGTATCCTGCTTGCCTCGTCGGCGGGCCTGCTGGCTTGCTGCGTGTTCGCACCGCCGCTGACCACCGCACCGGCCCAGGCCGCCGAAGCCGCGGCCGGCACGCCCGACGTGCTGCCACGGCCCGACTTCCGGTTCCCGGGCAAGGTGGGCCGCACCTACCTCGAATCCGACCCACCGCAATTCCCGCAGCCGATCGAGGCGCCCGCCGGGGCGCCCAACGTGTTGTTGATCCTGCTCGACGATACGGGCTTCGGTCAGTATTCGACGTTCGGCGGCGGGGTACCGTCGCCCACGCTCGACCGCCTGGCGACCGAGGGGTTGCGCTACAACTGCTTCCACACCACGGCCCTGTGCAGCCCCACGCGCGCGGCCTTGATCACGGGCCGCAATCATCACTCGACCGCCACGGGCGTGATCACCGAAGCGGCTACGGGCTACGACGGTTACACCTGCGTGTTGCCGCGTAGTTGCGGGACCATCGGCGAGGTGCTCCGTCAAAACGGTTATGCAACCGCGTGGTTTGGCAAGAACCACAACACGCCGGCCTGGGAAACCAGCGTGATCGGCCCGTTTGACCGTTGGCCCAACGGCTTGGGCTTCGATTATTTCTACGGCTTCAACGGCGGCGACATGAACCAATGGGACCCGGTGCTGTTCGAAAACCGCAACCTGGTGCCGCGCGATCCGAATCCCAACTATCACCTGACGGAAGACCTGGCTGACAAGGCCATCGCCTGGGTCCGCCGGGCGAAGAGCATCTCGCCCGATCGCCCATACTTCCTTTACGTGGCCCCCGGCGCCAATCACGCGCCGCACCACGCTCCGCAGGATTGGATTGACCGGTTCAAGGGTCAATTCGACGGGGGCTGGGATGCCTATCGCGAAGCGACGTTCCAACGCCAACTGAAGCTGGGTGTCATCCCGCCGGGCACCAAGCTGACGGCCCGCAGCGAGGGGCTCCCGGCCTGGGACTCGTTGTCGGCCGACCAGCGACGCGTGTATGCCCGGATGATGGAGGTCTTCGCCGGCTTTGCCGCGCACGTCGATCATCACATGGGCCGGATCGTCGACGCCGTCAAGCAAATGCCCGATGCGGACAACACGATCATCGTCTACATCGTCGGCGATAACGGGGCCAGCGCCGAGGGCGGCATCGAAGGGAGCCTCAACGAAAACTTGTTCTTCAACGGCTACCCGGAGTCGTGGAAAGACAACTTCAAGCACATCGACGAACTGGGCGGACCGAAATGGTTCAACCATTTTCCGTGCGCTTGGGCGCACGCGATGAACACGCCGTTTCAATGGACCAAGCAGGTCGCCAGCCATTTCGGCGGCACGCGCAACCCGCTGATCGTCTCTTGGCCGGCGAAAATCAAAGAGCGCGGCGGCGTGTGTTCGCAGTTCCTGCACGTGATCGACCTCGTACCGACGTTGTACGAGGCCATCGGCATCACGGCCCCCAAGGAACTCAACGGCATCGAGCAAAAGCCGATCGAAGGCACGAGCTTTGCCGCCACGTTCACCAACCTGAAAGCTCCGGAGACACGGCCGACGCAATACTTTGAGCTGCTCGTCAATCGTGGCATTTACCACGAGGGTTGGATGGCCTCGAGCCGCAGCTTTGTCCCCTGGTCGCCGGTGCGCGGCAAGTTCGATCCGCTTACAGCGCCGTGGGAGCTGTATCACGTGACCGAAGATTTCTCGCAAGCCAACAACGTCGCCGCGAAATATCCCGAACGCGTGAAGGAGCTCGAGGCATTGTTCTGGAAAGAAGCCGAGCGATATCAGGTGCTGCCGCTCGATTGGCGCGCCGTCGAACGGCTCAACGGCGAGTTGCAACACCGGCCGAGCCTGGCCGGGCATCGAAAACAGTACACTTATTACCCGGGCCAGGTCGCGCTGCCCAGCGGCGCGGCGCCCCCCGTGTTGAACAATTCTTTCTCCCTGACGGCCGATCTCGATCTACCCGCCGGAGGAGCAGAAGGCATGATCTACACCCAGGGCGGGCTGACCGGCGGTTTCGGGCTCTATCTGCACCAGGGCAAGGCCCACTTCGTCTATAACCTGCTCGCGCTGGACCGGTTCACGATCTCGTCGTCCGCGTTGCCCGCGGGCAAGGTGCGCATCGAGGTCGATTTCGCCTACGACGGCAAACCCGGCGAACTCGGCAAATCGGCCACGGTGACGCTGCGCGCCAACGACAAAGTCGTCGGCACCGGCAAGTTGCCGCGCACGATTCCGCTGGTCATGTCGCTCGGCGAAGGCGTCGATGTGGGCCTCGACACCGGTTCGGCGGTGTCCTTCGACTACGAGCTGCCGTTTGCCTTCCAAGGCACGATCGAGCGCGTCACCGTCGAACTGAAATAG
- the ilvN gene encoding acetolactate synthase small subunit: MRHVLSALVQNVPGVLAHISGMLASRGYNIESLAVGETEDAHLSRMTVVLEGDDSLLEQVRKQLEKIVTVVRVMDISSQNFVERDLMLIKVAAPSGAARSAVKELTEVFRGRIVDVSPEEVTVEISGQERKIGAFIELMRPYGICELVRTGRIAMVRSGLGDAARRDAREPAEVREG; the protein is encoded by the coding sequence ATGCGCCACGTGTTATCGGCCCTCGTGCAGAACGTGCCCGGGGTGTTGGCGCACATTTCCGGCATGCTGGCCTCGCGGGGCTACAACATCGAGAGCCTCGCGGTGGGCGAAACCGAGGACGCGCACCTCTCACGGATGACGGTCGTGCTCGAGGGGGACGACAGCCTCTTGGAACAGGTTCGCAAGCAGCTCGAGAAGATCGTGACCGTCGTACGGGTCATGGACATCAGCTCGCAAAACTTCGTCGAGCGCGACCTGATGCTGATCAAGGTCGCGGCCCCCAGCGGCGCTGCCCGCAGCGCCGTGAAAGAGCTGACCGAGGTGTTCCGCGGCCGGATCGTTGACGTCAGCCCCGAGGAGGTGACGGTCGAGATTTCGGGCCAGGAGCGCAAGATCGGTGCGTTTATCGAACTGATGCGGCCGTACGGCATTTGCGAACTGGTGCGTACCGGGCGGATCGCGATGGTCCGCAGCGGACTGGGCGATGCCGCCCGCCGCGATGCCCGCGAACCGGCCGAGGTTCGCGAAGGCTGA
- the ilvC gene encoding ketol-acid reductoisomerase: MPVTIYYDNDADLSLLKGKTIAILGYGSQGHAHAQNLRDSGCNVIVGQRPGSANYDLAKKHGFEPVSVEEATKRGDMVNMLLPDEVAADIYNRSVRDNLKPGSILMCSHGFNVHFGQVVAPQGVDIVLVAPKGPGHLVRSEFERGGGVPCLIALSEGASEQSRKLGLAYAKGIGGTRAGVIETTFAEETETDLFGEQVVLCGGVSALVKAGFETLVEAGYQPEMAYFECMHELKLIVDLLYQGGLNYMRYSISNTAEFGDYTRGPRIITDETRAEMKKILNEIQSGQFAKEWILENKANAPAFKAQRRRERGHAIETVGRELRSLMSWINAKVV; this comes from the coding sequence ATGCCCGTAACGATCTACTACGACAACGATGCCGATCTGTCGCTGCTCAAGGGAAAGACGATCGCGATTCTCGGCTACGGATCGCAAGGGCACGCGCACGCCCAGAACCTGCGCGACAGCGGCTGCAACGTGATCGTCGGCCAGCGGCCGGGCAGTGCCAATTACGACCTTGCCAAGAAGCATGGCTTCGAGCCGGTGAGTGTCGAAGAGGCTACGAAACGGGGCGACATGGTGAACATGCTGCTGCCCGACGAGGTCGCGGCCGATATCTACAACCGCAGCGTGCGCGACAACCTGAAGCCGGGCAGCATCTTGATGTGCTCGCACGGGTTCAACGTGCACTTCGGCCAGGTCGTGGCACCGCAGGGCGTCGACATCGTTCTGGTCGCCCCGAAGGGTCCCGGGCATCTCGTGCGCAGCGAATTCGAACGTGGCGGCGGCGTGCCGTGCCTGATCGCGCTGAGCGAAGGGGCCTCGGAGCAATCGCGCAAGTTGGGCCTCGCCTATGCCAAGGGCATCGGCGGTACCCGCGCCGGCGTGATCGAGACCACGTTCGCCGAAGAGACGGAAACCGACCTGTTCGGCGAGCAGGTCGTGCTCTGCGGCGGCGTCAGCGCCCTGGTCAAGGCGGGCTTCGAGACGCTGGTCGAGGCCGGCTACCAGCCCGAGATGGCCTACTTCGAGTGCATGCACGAGCTGAAGCTGATCGTCGACCTGCTCTACCAGGGCGGGCTCAACTACATGCGATACAGCATCTCGAACACGGCCGAATTCGGCGACTACACCCGGGGTCCGCGGATCATCACCGACGAGACCCGGGCCGAGATGAAGAAAATCCTCAACGAGATCCAGTCCGGCCAGTTCGCCAAGGAATGGATCCTGGAAAACAAGGCCAATGCCCCGGCATTCAAGGCCCAACGCCGCCGCGAGCGGGGTCACGCCATCGAAACGGTGGGCCGCGAGCTGCGGAGCCTGATGTCGTGGATCAACGCCAAGGTGGTGTGA
- a CDS encoding radical SAM protein, protein MGAADDRTERPTLPRGKEPAAGTELPAQVASLFTTHPRLFEQFRYVYPVVSRRSRGVSIGVNLNPDKVCNFDCVYCQVDRSTPPAVREVDEAQLLGELEAALDLVLGGQLFAHPRFAATPPELRRLNDIAFSGDGEPTTYRRFAELMTQVVELKRRRALGAVKLVLITNATMLHRPAVIAGLEAMMAAGGEIWAKLEAGTEAYYRRVERTSVPLARVLANITATAQRWPVTIQALFMLLDGQPPSANELDAFCDRLAEIAAGGQLRLVQIYTVARQPAESFVAPLADAQVDEIVERVRTRTGLAVEGYYGASAGQ, encoded by the coding sequence ATGGGCGCAGCCGATGATCGCACCGAGCGGCCCACCTTGCCGCGCGGCAAGGAACCGGCGGCCGGAACCGAGTTGCCGGCGCAAGTCGCGTCGCTCTTCACGACGCATCCGCGCTTGTTCGAGCAGTTTCGCTACGTCTACCCGGTGGTCAGCCGCCGCAGCCGCGGCGTTTCAATCGGGGTGAATCTGAACCCCGACAAGGTCTGCAACTTCGATTGCGTCTATTGCCAGGTCGATCGCAGCACGCCGCCGGCGGTTCGCGAAGTCGACGAAGCGCAGTTGCTGGGCGAGTTGGAGGCGGCGCTCGACCTGGTGCTTGGCGGACAGCTTTTCGCACATCCGCGCTTTGCCGCCACTCCGCCCGAGCTGCGCCGGCTGAATGACATCGCCTTTAGCGGCGACGGCGAGCCGACGACTTATCGCCGTTTTGCCGAGTTGATGACTCAGGTTGTCGAGTTGAAGCGGCGCCGCGCGCTCGGCGCGGTGAAACTGGTGCTGATCACGAATGCCACCATGTTGCACCGGCCAGCGGTGATTGCGGGGCTCGAAGCGATGATGGCCGCCGGCGGCGAGATTTGGGCCAAGCTCGAAGCGGGCACCGAGGCCTACTACCGGCGCGTCGAGCGCACCAGCGTGCCGTTGGCCAGAGTGTTAGCCAATATCACGGCCACGGCCCAGCGTTGGCCCGTGACGATTCAGGCGCTGTTCATGCTGCTCGACGGCCAACCGCCCTCGGCCAATGAGCTCGACGCCTTCTGCGATCGTCTCGCCGAAATCGCCGCCGGAGGCCAATTAAGGCTCGTGCAGATCTATACGGTCGCCCGACAGCCGGCCGAGTCGTTCGTCGCGCCATTGGCGGACGCGCAGGTGGACGAAATCGTCGAACGGGTTCGCACGCGGACGGGTTTGGCGGTCGAAGGGTATTACGGCGCGAGCGCGGGCCAGTGA
- the uvrA gene encoding excinuclease ABC subunit UvrA yields the protein MSTRTTQGPPASAPAAPPEPASPGANGSPEAIRIRGARVHNLKNISLDIPRDQLVVITGLSGSGKSSLAFDTVYAEGQRQYIESLSTYSRQFFHQLERPDADLIEGLQPTISIDQRAGSHNPRSTVATVTEIYDYLRLLFSRAGEAFCYRCGEPIRQQSPQQILDLILGFPEGTKAMLLAPLVRGRKGSHAEVFESIRKAGFQRVRVDGQVHDVEAVPELVPQRAHEIEAVIDRIIVKPAARSRLAESLQLAIKHGEGAVVITSQNPQGAWIDRLFSTEYACPKCQLSYEELEPRTFSFNSPYGACPTCQGLGGQVEFDPELVIPDPSLSIAGGAIAPWRNGALPKRLRTLIDELLAGGGASSQVPVADLKPKLLDKLLRGDGQSWPGVLPLLTQQYDASEDDQREPHEAFRGWVACPDCAGSRLRPEARSVRIGGRAIHQCTAETVAAAEALFTELKFLPEHAPIAEPLVREVLARLRFLQKVGLGYLTLDRRADTLSGGESQRIRLAAGIGSALVGVCYVLDEPSIGLHPRDNGRLIEALRELQQQGNSVLVVEHDEALMREADHLIDLGPGAGLHGGTLVAQGTPVEVMADARSITGQYLTGARTIAVPPARRKVSFKRAITLEGASINNLKQITVRFPLGALVCVSGVSGSGKSSLLNETLAPALTRRLGGVAPKPGAHDSLRGASLIDKLVVIDQSPIGRTPRSNPATFTGVFDEIRKMMATTREARARGYKAGRFSFNSKGGRCETCQGQGVQRLAMNFLPDLHVTCPECQGARFNRQTLEVRYKGRNIAELLELRIDEAVEFFANFPAITRVLAKLHDVGLGYLTLGQASTTLSGGEAQRIKLATELGRTNTGNTLYILDEPTTGLHFDDVRNLLAVLNRLVDLGNTVLVIEHHLEVLKSADWIIDLGPEGGAAGGQLVAEGTPEQIAALADNHTGRFLQPLLAS from the coding sequence ATGTCTACCCGAACGACGCAAGGCCCCCCTGCTTCCGCGCCCGCCGCCCCCCCGGAGCCGGCTTCTCCGGGCGCCAACGGCAGCCCCGAGGCCATCCGCATTCGCGGCGCCCGGGTCCACAACCTCAAAAACATCAGTCTCGATATCCCCCGCGACCAGTTGGTCGTCATCACGGGCCTGAGCGGATCGGGCAAGAGTTCGCTCGCCTTCGATACGGTCTACGCCGAGGGCCAGCGCCAGTACATCGAGAGCCTGTCCACCTACTCGCGCCAGTTTTTCCATCAACTCGAACGGCCCGACGCCGACCTGATCGAGGGCCTGCAGCCGACGATCTCGATCGACCAACGAGCCGGCAGCCACAATCCGCGCAGCACGGTCGCCACAGTCACCGAGATTTACGACTACTTGCGGCTGTTATTTAGCCGCGCAGGCGAGGCGTTTTGCTATCGCTGCGGCGAGCCGATCCGGCAGCAAAGCCCCCAACAGATCCTCGACCTGATCCTGGGCTTTCCCGAGGGCACCAAGGCGATGCTCTTGGCGCCCCTGGTCCGCGGGCGCAAAGGGAGCCACGCTGAGGTCTTCGAATCGATCCGCAAGGCCGGGTTCCAGCGGGTCCGCGTCGATGGCCAGGTGCACGACGTCGAGGCGGTGCCCGAGCTGGTGCCGCAGCGCGCTCACGAGATCGAGGCCGTGATCGACCGTATCATCGTCAAGCCGGCGGCGCGCTCGCGGCTGGCCGAAAGCCTGCAACTGGCCATCAAACACGGCGAAGGCGCCGTAGTCATCACATCGCAGAACCCTCAGGGGGCATGGATCGATCGTCTGTTCAGCACGGAGTATGCGTGTCCCAAGTGCCAGCTCAGCTACGAAGAGCTCGAGCCGCGGACGTTCAGTTTCAACAGTCCTTACGGCGCCTGCCCCACGTGCCAGGGACTCGGCGGACAAGTCGAATTCGATCCCGAGCTGGTGATCCCCGACCCGAGCCTGTCGATCGCCGGCGGCGCGATCGCACCCTGGCGCAACGGGGCCCTGCCCAAGCGGCTGCGCACGCTGATCGACGAACTGCTTGCCGGCGGCGGTGCGAGCTCTCAGGTGCCCGTCGCCGATCTCAAGCCCAAGTTGCTCGACAAGCTGCTCCGGGGCGACGGCCAGAGTTGGCCCGGCGTGCTGCCGCTGTTGACCCAACAATACGACGCCAGCGAAGACGATCAGCGCGAGCCGCATGAGGCGTTCCGGGGCTGGGTGGCGTGCCCCGACTGCGCAGGTTCCAGGCTCCGCCCCGAGGCCCGGTCGGTGCGGATCGGGGGCCGCGCCATTCATCAATGCACGGCCGAAACCGTGGCCGCGGCCGAGGCGCTGTTTACCGAGCTGAAATTCCTCCCGGAGCATGCGCCCATCGCCGAGCCGCTCGTGCGCGAGGTGCTCGCTCGCCTGCGGTTCTTGCAAAAGGTCGGGCTCGGCTACCTGACGCTCGATCGGCGCGCCGACACTCTGAGCGGCGGCGAATCGCAGCGGATTCGCCTGGCCGCCGGTATCGGTTCGGCGCTGGTCGGCGTGTGTTACGTGCTGGACGAACCGTCGATCGGCCTGCACCCGCGCGACAATGGCCGCTTGATCGAGGCCTTGCGCGAGCTGCAGCAACAGGGCAACTCGGTGCTGGTCGTCGAACATGACGAGGCCCTGATGCGCGAGGCCGATCATCTGATCGACCTGGGGCCCGGCGCCGGGCTGCACGGCGGCACCCTGGTTGCTCAAGGCACGCCCGTCGAGGTGATGGCCGACGCGCGCAGCATCACCGGCCAATACCTGACCGGGGCGCGGACGATTGCGGTGCCTCCCGCGCGCCGCAAGGTCTCGTTCAAACGCGCCATCACGCTCGAAGGCGCGTCGATCAACAACCTAAAGCAGATCACCGTGCGGTTTCCGCTGGGGGCGCTGGTCTGCGTGAGCGGTGTGAGCGGCTCGGGCAAGAGCTCCCTGCTCAACGAAACACTGGCACCCGCCTTGACGCGACGGTTGGGCGGCGTGGCTCCCAAGCCCGGCGCGCACGACAGCCTGCGCGGCGCCAGCCTGATCGACAAGCTGGTCGTCATCGACCAATCGCCCATCGGGCGCACGCCGCGCAGCAACCCGGCCACATTCACCGGCGTGTTCGACGAGATTCGCAAGATGATGGCCACGACCCGCGAGGCCCGCGCCCGGGGTTACAAGGCGGGGCGGTTCAGCTTCAACAGCAAGGGCGGCCGCTGCGAGACCTGCCAAGGGCAGGGCGTGCAGCGCCTCGCCATGAACTTCCTGCCCGACCTGCACGTCACCTGTCCCGAATGCCAGGGCGCGCGTTTCAACCGGCAAACGCTCGAGGTCCGCTACAAGGGGCGCAATATCGCCGAGCTATTGGAACTGCGGATCGACGAGGCGGTCGAGTTCTTCGCCAATTTCCCGGCCATTACCCGCGTGCTCGCCAAGTTGCACGACGTGGGCCTGGGCTATTTGACGCTCGGCCAGGCCTCGACCACGCTGTCCGGCGGCGAGGCCCAGCGGATCAAGCTGGCCACCGAGCTGGGCCGCACGAACACCGGGAACACGCTGTACATTCTCGACGAGCCCACCACAGGGCTGCACTTCGACGACGTGCGCAATCTCCTCGCCGTGCTCAACCGGCTGGTCGACCTGGGCAACACGGTGCTCGTCATCGAGCACCATCTCGAAGTGCTCAAGTCGGCCGATTGGATCATCGACTTGGGCCCCGAGGGCGGCGCGGCGGGCGGCCAACTCGTCGCCGAGGGCACGCCCGAGCAGATCGCCGCGTTGGCCGACAATCACACGGGCAGGTTCCTCCAACCCCTGCTGGCGTCATGA